A genomic segment from Aegilops tauschii subsp. strangulata cultivar AL8/78 chromosome 1, Aet v6.0, whole genome shotgun sequence encodes:
- the LOC109783524 gene encoding xyloglucan galactosyltransferase KATAMARI1 homolog — MKPFSGSTERCARTFYVAVLLSVVLWALIFYSTSLLQSGDALSKPPAFFSPRSGRPDPSCAGRYVYMYDLPPRFNADLARDCRRLSASTDMCRHVVNDGFGSSFTDGAGGSLPESGAYATDQYMLELIFHARMRQYECLTSDPAAAAAVYVPFYAEFDLAMRIDNSNMSARNALPRDMADWLVRRPEWRAMGGRDHFMVASRPTWDLLCDPNHGGYGNSLMTYPAIRNMTVLAFEASPWQGNDFAVPYPSHFHPSSDAQVVAWQSRMRGLERRRLWCFAGGSRHESRKTGRNQIIEQCGRSSRCALLGKAAVTKSPGEYTQGEYSPSHAMRLLESAEFCIQPRGDSYTRKSIFDTILAGCIPVFLHPISAYVQYTWYLPRDYRAYSVFIPQRDVIGRNASIEEVLRKIPPAKVARMREEVIRLIPAVMYREPAAKGVQFKDAFDVAVERVVDRVAKRRRAAAEGRECRDSVDGYDSWKYNLLEDGQTEIGPHEFDPYMSM; from the coding sequence ATGAAGCCCTTCTCGGGGAGCACGGAGAGATGCGCCCGGACATTCTACGTCGCGGTGCTCCTCTCCGTCGTCCTTTGGGCCCTCATATTCTACTCCACCAGCTTGCTGCAATCCGGCGATGCTCTCAGCAAGCCGCCGGCCTTCTTCTCGCCCCGCTCGGGCCGTCCGGACCCGTCGTGCGCCGGCCGGTACGTGTACATGTACGACCTGCCGCCCCGGTTCAACGCCGACCTCGCCCGCGACTGCCGCAGGCTCTCGGCGTCCACCGACATGTGCAGGCACGTGGTCAACGACGGGTTCGGCTCGTCGTTCACCGACGGAGCCGGCGGCTCGCTCCCCGAGAGCGGAGCCTACGCCACCGACCAGTACATGCTGGAGTTGATCTTCCACGCCCGGATGAGGCAGTACGAGTGCCTCAcgtccgaccccgccgccgccgccgcggtctACGTCCCGTTCTACGCCGAGTTCGACCTGGCGATGCGCATCGACAACAGCAACATGTCGGCGCGGAACGCGCTGCCGCGGGACATGGCGGACTGGCTGGTGCGGCGGCCCGAGTGGCGCGCCATGGGGGGCCGCGACCACTTCATGGTAGCCAGCCGGCCCACATGGGACTTGCTCTGCGACCCCAACCATGGCGGATATGGCAACTCCCTCATGACCTACCCGGCCATCCGCAACATGACGGTGCTCGCCTTCGAGGCCAGCCCGTGGCAGGGCAACGACTTCGCCGTGCCGTACCCGTCGCACTTCCACCCTTCCTCCGACGCCCAGGTCGTGGCCTGGCAGAGCCGCATGCGCGGGCTGGAGCGCCGGCGGCTATGGTGCTTCGCCGGCGGGTCCCGCCATGAGAGCAGGAAGACCGGGCGCAACCAGATCATCGAGCAGTGCGGCAGGTCGAGCCGCTGCGCCTTGCTCGGCAAAGCAGCGGTGACCAAGAGCCCGGGGGAGTACACCCAGGGGGAGTACTCGCCGAGCCATGCCATGCGGCTGCTGGAGAGCGCCGAGTTCTGCATACAGCCGCGCGGAGACTCGTACACGCGCAAGTCCATCTTCGACACCATCCTCGCCGGCTGCATCCCGGTCTTCCTCCACCCGATCTCGGCGTACGTCCAGTACACGTGGTACCTGCCCAGGGACTACAGGGCCTACTCGGTGTTCATCCCCCAGCGCGACGTGATCGGCCGGAACGCGAGCATCGAGGAGGTGCTGAGGAAGATACCGCCGGCGAAGGTGGCGCGGATGCGGGAGGAGGTCATCCGGCTCATACCGGCCGTGATGTACAGGGAGCCGGCGGCAAAGGGCGTCCAGTTCAAGGACGCGTTCGACGTCGCCGTGGAACGGGTCGTCGACCGGGTGGCCAAGCGCCGACGCGCCGCGGCCGAGGGCCGGGAGTGCCGGGACAGCGTCGACGGGTACGATAGCTGGAAGTACAACTTGCTTGAGGATGGCCAGACAGAAATAGGTCCGCACGAGTTTGATCCATACATGTCCATGTAA